TGCAACTGCGACTACGGTTGTCCCTGCCAATTCGTCGCCCTGCCCACCGACGGCACCTGCAAGGCCGTCGCCGGCTGGCGCATCGACAAAGGACATTTCGGCGAGACCCGGCTGGACGGCCTGCTGGTGGTCTCCACCTATGCCTGGCCCGGCGCCGTGCACCAGGGCAACGGGGCCATGCAATGCATCATCGACGAAGGCGCGGATGAGACCCAGCGCCAGGCGCTGATCGCCATCCTGCAGGGCGAGGGCTCGGAGCCGGGGGCCTCGATGTTGAAGATCTATCGCGACATGTGCCCCACCTGGCACGAGCCCATCTTCGCGGCGATCGAGCTCGAGCTCGATGTCGAAAGCCGCACCGCGCGGCTCAACATCCCGGGTTTGGTCGAGACCTCGATCGAGTCGCTGAAGAACCCGGTCAGCGGGGCCGATCACCGAGCCCGCATCGACCTGCCCATGGGCAAGGAGTTCCACTTCGCCGAAGTGGCCAGCGGCACCACCAAGGCGACAGGTGCGGTGCTCTTGGAGTTCGCCGACAGCCACGCCCATCTCTGCCAGAGCACCTTCACTTCGGGCGGGCTTACCGCCTGAGGCAAGAGCCTGAACGATGCCTGACGTGACTGCGGCCCTGGAGACCGTGC
The Alphaproteobacteria bacterium genome window above contains:
- a CDS encoding DUF1326 domain-containing protein is translated as MTTIDWSIEGPHFTNCNCDYGCPCQFVALPTDGTCKAVAGWRIDKGHFGETRLDGLLVVSTYAWPGAVHQGNGAMQCIIDEGADETQRQALIAILQGEGSEPGASMLKIYRDMCPTWHEPIFAAIELELDVESRTARLNIPGLVETSIESLKNPVSGADHRARIDLPMGKEFHFAEVASGTTKATGAVLLEFADSHAHLCQSTFTSGGLTA